A segment of the Streptomyces sp. Tu 2975 genome:
AGAAGCCCAGCACACCCGGCACGGTCTCACCGTCGACCAGGCGGAAGCTGTCTCCCCAGGTCTCCTCGCTGCGCTGCCTCTCGTTCGGCCGCTGCTGCGCCAGCCGCAGCCAGTTCAGCTCCATCTCCGCCACATGCTTGACCAGCCCCGACAGCGACAGCTCGCTCGCGCTCGGCCGGCTCGCCGCCTGCTCCTCCGTCAGACCGAGGACGGAGCGCCGGATCGCGCCCCGCTGCGCCTCGACGAAGGACAGGAGCGCGCCTCGCTCGTCGCCGTGGGCCTCCGCGGGAACGTGGGTGACCATGGTGTGTCCGCCTTCCGGATCGTGGGGAGGGCCGTCCGCCCTCCTGCCGACACCTCAAAAGCTACGGGCCCTTGCGGTCAGGTTCTGTCCGCAAGGGACCGGCGTCGGAAGATTCGTCAGAACGGGAACCGCGAGCGCCCGTGCTGGACCGATATCCACTTCTGGGTGGTGAAGGAGTCGAGCATCGAGTCGCCGTTCAGCCTGCCGAGACCAGAGTGCTTCTCACCGCCGAAGGGCACGATCGGCTCGTC
Coding sequences within it:
- a CDS encoding DinB family protein produces the protein MVTHVPAEAHGDERGALLSFVEAQRGAIRRSVLGLTEEQAASRPSASELSLSGLVKHVAEMELNWLRLAQQRPNERQRSEETWGDSFRLVDGETVPGVLGFWDSVAKETEEFIRSVPSMDDTFPLPPAPWFPKDARVSMRWLMMHLVEEIARHAGHADIIRESLDGKGAFDLVALEQGGDWGA